Proteins encoded together in one Desulfovibrio sp. UCD-KL4C window:
- a CDS encoding extracellular solute-binding protein yields MKKILVLVLMAMFAFAGAAHAETLKLLTWKGYAPQKLIDTFEKETGIKVEVTFSNNEEMIAKLRATRGAGFDLAQPSQDRISSVQEKYKIYKALDYSKIKSDLFIPSMLAAVKKNTVVKGKSYAVPFCWGTSGLIVNSDKAPEVDSWKDLLNSKYAGRVSYRLKRPILIATAFALGYDPFALYSDIPAYKAMLDKVADALIKAKPVVKNYWANGDSLLESMRSEEVFVAMAWDAGGWKLHGDNKAIDFKAPKEGALGWIDTFAIPAKAKNVDAAYKWINFIMKPENAGYFSSQEKYATASKDALKFTATSVAANFARSFPQETIDNIKWYPPVPAILERLEGKILDKVKAAN; encoded by the coding sequence GGCTATGTTTGCCTTTGCCGGAGCAGCCCATGCAGAAACTTTGAAGCTGCTGACTTGGAAAGGATATGCTCCTCAAAAGCTGATTGATACTTTTGAAAAGGAAACTGGAATCAAGGTTGAAGTTACCTTTTCTAACAACGAAGAAATGATCGCTAAATTGCGTGCTACCCGTGGAGCAGGATTCGATCTGGCTCAGCCTTCGCAGGATCGTATTTCGTCTGTTCAGGAAAAATATAAAATTTATAAAGCTCTAGACTATTCTAAAATCAAATCCGATCTTTTTATTCCCTCAATGCTCGCAGCAGTAAAAAAGAATACCGTAGTTAAAGGAAAGTCTTATGCAGTACCATTTTGCTGGGGAACATCCGGTCTTATTGTAAATAGTGACAAAGCTCCTGAAGTAGATTCATGGAAAGATCTGCTCAACTCTAAGTACGCAGGACGTGTGAGTTACCGTCTTAAAAGACCTATTCTGATTGCAACCGCGTTTGCCCTTGGCTATGATCCGTTCGCACTTTATAGTGATATTCCTGCTTACAAAGCAATGCTCGATAAGGTCGCAGATGCTTTAATCAAAGCTAAACCTGTTGTTAAAAATTATTGGGCAAACGGTGACTCTTTGCTTGAATCCATGCGTTCTGAGGAAGTCTTTGTTGCAATGGCTTGGGATGCAGGCGGATGGAAACTTCACGGTGATAACAAAGCAATCGACTTTAAAGCTCCTAAAGAAGGAGCTCTTGGCTGGATTGATACTTTTGCAATCCCTGCCAAAGCAAAAAATGTCGATGCCGCATACAAGTGGATAAATTTTATAATGAAACCTGAAAATGCTGGTTATTTCTCTTCACAGGAAAAATATGCAACAGCATCAAAGGATGCTCTTAAGTTCACAGCTACTTCTGTAGCTGCTAACTTTGCACGTTCATTCCCTCAGGAAACTATTGATAATATCAAATGGTATC